The Panicum hallii strain FIL2 chromosome 9, PHallii_v3.1, whole genome shotgun sequence genome has a window encoding:
- the LOC112877020 gene encoding sister chromatid cohesion protein DCC1, which yields MDAEMEDAETRAEIEWDGGGGGADAVLALAAGGASVSLCYHQAFGRHDDLVLLEAADDLLPDLLQGRVTIRGRPDEEAVLCTPSATYSMKFVGTSNSVFLIPPGEPSAPCLRPDNTSGDANAADAVAAAIKLAPGNIELVRTAPRLDKLRSLLRERPYTLDEDLGDGFQHKKGLYTWQDLCKLIQASDGELLDGLNTLSAVEIDGFWRTVDATSMNTILDMILHNSVLHDWPLNAVPENDVLSVMESDGFAHKIVTHCLNRFGTKVEQEGRSFWSLDEKCVCLQFARRVLGAGKMKLANFMDKWKRSVPSGMRVDLQMLEGEVLYDKLGAETWVHAFSVADLPLTPAERFAALFRERLKWEWKDLQLYIRDLRVPGVSSEGLLIKYTRRTQPSSEAEPIFTAR from the exons ATGGATGCGGAGATGGAGGACGCTGAGACCCGGGCCGAGATCGAatgggacggcggcggcggcggggccgacgCCGTGCTGGCCCTAGCCGCCGGGGGCGCCTCGGTGTCGCTATGCTACCACCAGGCGTTCGGTCGCCACGACGACCTCGTCCTCCTCGAGGCCGCCGACGACCTCCTACCTGACCTTCTACAAGGCCG GGTGACTATAAGGGGGCGTCCTGATGAAGAAGCTGTCCTCTGCACACCTTCTGCAACATATTCCATGAAGTTTGTTGGCACATCCAATTCTGTGTTTCTGATACCACCTGGGGAACCATCTGCTCCATGCTTAAGGCCTGATAATACCAGCGGTGATGCTAATGCAGCTGATGCAGTGGCTGCTGCCATTAAGTTAGCACCAGGGAACATTGAATTGGTTCGAACTGCTCCACGACTTGATAAACTGAGGAGCCTTCTCCGTGAGAGGCCCTACACACTTGATGAGGATCTTGGAGATGGCTTCCAGCATAAGAAGGGGCTATACACGTGGCAAGACCTCTGCAAACTTATCCAGGCCAGTGATGGTGAGCTGTTAGACGGACTGAATACCCTCTCAGCTGTCGAGATAGATGGATTCTGGAGGACAGTCGATGCCACTTCCATGAACACGATTCTTGACATGATCCTGCACAACTCTGTGTTGCACGACTGGCCATTAAATGCAGTGCCTGAAAATGATGTGCTATCTGTCATGGAATCTGATGGTTTCGCCCATAAGATTGTAACTCATTGCCTCAACAGATTTGGCACAAAGGTTGAGCAGGAAGGCAGAAGTTTTTGGAGCCTCGATGAGAAGTGTGTATGCTTACAATTTGCTAGGAGAGTGCTTGGTGCTGGAAAGATGAAGCTTGCCAACTTTATGGACAAATGGAAGAGAAGCGTTCCTTCAGGAATGCGTGTGGATCTTCAGATGCTCGAAGGGGAAGTGTTGTATGACAAACTTGGGGCTGAGACCTGGGTGCATGCTTTCAGTGTTGCCGATCTGCCACTGACGCCTGCTGAGAGGTTTGCAGCACTTTTCCGCGAGCGGCTAAAGTGGGAGTGGAAGGATCTGCAACTTTACATCAG GGACTTGCGTGTACCCGGTGTCTCTTCAGAAGGATTGCTCATCAAGTATACCAGAAGAACCCAACCAAGCTCTGAAGCCGAACCAATTTTTACTGCAAGATAA